Within Triticum dicoccoides isolate Atlit2015 ecotype Zavitan chromosome 1B, WEW_v2.0, whole genome shotgun sequence, the genomic segment ACCCACTTTTTTAGTAGCAGAGACAACACAACCCCATGTTCTTAACAACTTAATAAATACTCCATCCTTGCTCTATAGTGCATATAATTTTTTCAGTGTCAAACTTTGTAGACGTTGCCAAGTTAAACATATCAACATTTACAATAACATTGGATTTATCATGAAATATATTTCCATATGACATATATTCATTATAGTAAATGTTTGTTTTTTATGAAAAAAAAATTGTGTGCGTTCCAATTTGGCAAGGAGGAAATATCAGCTAACTCATGCATGTATCATTTGTTTGCATATGTACGTACCGTCCCTGGAGTCCGTGCCAAAGTTTGTCATGGACATGATGAAGAACAACTCGAGGGCGTTGAGGATTGGCGGCAATGTCGAGTTGGCGGTGGCCTTGATGGAGATGTTGTAGTTACCGTCCTGGTAGGGCTTTTCATTGAAGATGACACCGACCCCAAGGTAGACTAGCCTAATGGCTTCGGACAACCTCACGCCGTTGATGTTGATGTCAAACTCGCGTAGGGCGTTGCTCGGGAGGAGCTGGAGCTCAGAGAAGTGCATGATGATGAAATATCCCGGTGACAGGTCGTGAGGCTGAGGCACGGGGTCCCAGGTGATCTCTAGCTTCATGGAGGCGTTCAGCGGCGTGACCGCAGTCTGCATCACGGCCGTCGGTACCTCGAAGTCGTCGTACTCGCTGTCCACCTGCTTCGTCGTTGATATCTCCATCCACTCTTTCGGGTCAGCCCAAGGGATCCATACTCGGTCGTGTGGATCTTCAGGgtacctgatgatcagtagtgtttGTGTCTGTCCAGTTAATAACTTAGTATGTAAACTTGAAGAGAAAATAGACAGGAGGGAATTAAACAGCCCGAGATCTTTTCCTCACCTAACAATGTCGGTCAGGTCTGCCGGGCCGAGGTTGAGCCTGACGTCAAGGACGAGGCCCTGCATCAAGTTCACCTGCGGGTAGAACTTCATCTTCAGCGGCCTCAGCTCCAGCGCGGAGATGAACGGCGTGCCGGCGCCAGTGTTCACCAGGCAGACCTGCACGAAGTCATCTGGCACCACGACGATGGCCTCCGCCGTCACCTCGAAGCCCGGCGTCGAGACGTTGACGGTCTGCCAGTAGTTGACGCCGAGGTGGAGGTCGAAGACTGGCAGCCTGCCGAGGCCGTCGTAGTCGCCATATAAGAATGCCGCTCGGACGAGGTACTTGCGACCAGACACGAGGGACCGGAGTGTGTAGCAGTTGCGCGTGCCATCAGGGAAGCTGCGCACGTCGTGGTAGCGCCGTGAGAGCTGCGGTCGAATGTACTGGCCAGAGATGTTTTGGTTGGCGCCGGCAGTATCATCGATGAACCCGGCATCGGAGACGTAGGATAGCTTGGTGCCGCCGTCCACGTAGCTTGCCTTCCCCGGTAGTCCGCAGTCTACGCTTATGAAACCTGCAATATTGCACGGTACGTAAGTACATACATGAAGCCGTTAATGGCGCGTGCGTAAAGGGTGCTGATGTTTTTAGCATACCTTTGCTGTCAAGCTGGGCGCGAGCTTGGAGTACGCcgccggtggcggcgacggcgaggcagaggagCAGCAGCCATGGACGACTTGCCGCCGTTGATTGCTCCATTGCACATGCAAGAGCGGTTAGTGGAGCGTAACATGCATATGCATTTGACTTTTTAGGCGTCCAATGCTTCAGTGCATATGCCCAGACGTAAACTAACTAAGATCTAGAATCCTAGATGACGCCTAACAAAGCCAACTCGGTCCACTAGCGAGCGATCATAAATAATGATCAGTTGATCACGTCAACACCACCATGATTGACCACGTCAGCTGCTCATCTCTGTGTCCAGCACACGGCCTGCATGGATCTGTACGTCTGACGACGCAAGAGGAGGTTTGCATGGAAGGGTTGCCGAGAGAGCCATTGATGATTGATGATTGATGCCACGCCAAAAGAAATTCTAGCGTAGTTGTACCATAGTCGAACATAGTTAGAGCACGTATTGAGTGTAGTGGTACACATGAATACGGTACTGGTTGTAACCAACGATACTACAAGTCCGCGTATCGAATTCAGTACTAGCAGAAATCCGCCCACTAGCGCATAGAAAACCTGCAACAGCTCCTGTAAACCCGATTTTTTTACAAAGGATTAATGCCGAGGTCAGGATATGGTCCTAAaactgatactccctccgttcggaattaattgtctcgaaaatggatgtatctagaactaaaataagtctagatacatctatttctgcgacaaataattccgaacggagggagtacataataaggCGCTAGGTGTCCAAGGAATTTGCATCTCAAGAAAGTACTGGTCATCTACATCAAATCTCTTATGCTATGATTTCAAATGCAGGACTCCCCTCCCATTAGGGAATTATCATCCTTGCATCCCCTATCTTCAACCATCTTGCAGCAGAAAGAATTTTTTTTTTTGTAAGAATCGGTTACTGGAACTAAAATATCCATCCAACACTCTGACATTTGTAAGAAACATTGTTCTCACGGAACTAACAGCTGTAAATTATCACATGAGAAATGAGAGAACTTTAATCATGCTCTCCACATTGGGAATTTAAGAACTGTTGCTGGCATATCAGGTTTTAAGTAATCATCGTATTTATGGTTTATCAAGATCAATACTTGTTTGCCTTGTTAATGTGGCGGTGGTGCCACAAGTTGATGCAAACAAATAATATGTCCATCCATCCATCGGAATACAAATATTACATGCACCTAGTGTTGACACCCTCCGGTCAGGGTTGAAGATACTGAGAGCACAAATATGTGCAGGATATATGCAAGTAGAAATCTTTAATTTATCTTGCCCATATAGCTAACATTGGCATGTTATAACTATATTCCAACTTAGTGATATGATTCAAAAATGATATGTTACTCATACGAATTAATTATTTACCAACAGGGTTTTTCCACCCTTACAGAAGACCCAAGGACAGAGTTGTGTGTAGTCTAATGGAAACATGTACCTGATTACAAGCACAATGATTGGTGCAGCAGCTTCTTCCGATAAGTGAGAATGATCAACCAGCCCATTGAATGTGCTCATTTCCTCAGAAAGTTGAAGTGATCATTGCTCATGCTGTCAATCATATGAAAACTGCAAGGTACAATACTATATATATGACTAACAAAATTGCAGTCTAATGTCCCCAAGGCCTCAAGCTTTTATGAAGGCGAAATGGTTCATCATGAGATAAGAATCACCCCATTCCAAATTGATCGATCATAGCATCTGCTTCGGTAGCGTCTAATGAACAAACATGTCACTCCATCGCCTCTGTGCTGAGCTGCAGTGTGGGCAGAAAAGCCATGGCCTCGCCGTCAATGGCGAGAGTCTGATCGTCATCCGTGAAGCACTTGGTGGCGAACTTGACACTGCCCGACAGATATGTTACTGTTAGTTGTCAGCAAGCACAAGGTCGGAAACAAGAGGATGGTGCTAGGTAGTACATGTGCCTTCCGCTGGCCGCCTTGATTTGGAGCGCCTGCACCTGCGCGACCACCTCGTCTCCGACGTACACCGGCGCCGCGAACTTGAGCGACTGGCTCGCGTACACGGCCCCAGGCTGCATCAACGCGAAGAAGCACCCGTCAGATCAGGCTGGATCCCATCGACCCGCCACGCCGACCACCTGTTCGGCGGAATgccaaagagagggggagagggagggagcgTACGAAGTGGGAGGCGATGAGGGCTGGGAAGAGGGAGGCGACGAGCATGCCGTGCACCACGCGGCCGCGCTGGAACCCGCCCGCCCCGCGCGCGAAGGCGTCGTCCAGGTGGACGGGGTTGCGGTCGCCGCTCACCCCCGCGTACGCCGCCACGTCGTCCTCCGTGAACCGCCGCCGGCGCGAGCGCAGCGCGTCGCCCGCCTTCATCGCCGCCGCTGGGTCGGCggtggccgccgtcgccgccgtgcgGACGAGAAGAGGGGCCGCGCGGGCGAGGCGCGCCAGACGCATCCCGGCAGCTTccttcttctttccagaggtgaagGACACGAGCCGCACAAACGGTTTTTTTTTAGAAAGCACAAACGGGCTTAGTAGTCCCTCCGCTAGAATACGTGCATCGCCCGCTTATCGCGGCCCGGCCCACCCATCCGCTGCCGTAGGACGCGGCCCAAGAAATCAAAATCACACTAGTGACTTTTTTTTTTATATAGGCTGAGGACTGGTGACTGGAGTATTTTCCGCACGACCAGAGAACAGAAAGCAAAGGAAAtcggaaacactaacgcccacacgtgtaggCATTTGCATCTCGCCCCGCGTTTATTTGTGGTTGCACGAATTTTGGCATGTTTGTGGTGCCACGTAGGACTGGGTTGGTGTGTGGGCGTTCACTCGGTCGCCCATACGTCCGTTTCACCATACAAAGGGGccagtgtgtgggcgtttagcagttcacccacacaccagttttcacTCACGCATAAGGGCTGGTATGTGGGCATTTGTCATCTCGTTCACGTGCCCGTCTCCTCTCTCACACCCAAGCTGCCAGTTGCCATGCAAAACGTACATGGTATAAGCAGATGGCAACTTTAtcttttttttacccgaacatgtcagttgccatatgtttttgcagggtacacgacaACTGCCCTAgtatgcttgtaagcagatggcaactctctcttttaccccGAACatgttgttttgccatgtatccTTGTAGcgctacacggcaactgcctagtattagtaggtggcaactcctaaggtTTTTAAATCATGACAACTGtagtaaaccagaccatacatggcaactgcttaGTGTTAGTACGTGGCAGCCTCTAAAGTTTTTAAATCATGGCAATTATAGTAAACCAGACCGcacatggcaacaactgcagtTGTCCAAAATGGCATCTGGTACTTGACCTGAGAtgacaactgcagttgagcaaccatggcaactgtgtTGTCCGACATGACAattgtagttcagcgacatggcaactgcaggtaAACGGACATTGAAGAGGGTCCAGACCATGGCAACTGCAGGGACGCGTGATGACTGTCACGCTGGGCACGCGGGGACCTTAAGGTAGGTGGTTGAGAGAGATCATGTGGGCGTTATGCATTTTGCCCACACGTGCGTGTGAGAAGGATTGCAAGGTTAAAAAACGCGTGTGGGCACTAGTTGTTTTGCCCATACGTAGACGTATGGACTGGTCCTCTTAGACACTACACAAAACATGTGTTATCATCGTCCAAGAAAATTGGAGTCAGTCTTTGCAGTCGTATACGTATGACAGTTTAGCAAACCGTTTTTCTTACTTTGAGAACCAACAGTATATGAAATCTCGCTTGCTTCAGACACTGATGTGTGATTTCAAACTGACATCCAAAAGTTCatcgaaaaagaaaaagaaaaattcacTGAGGTCACTAAATTTGAGCAGGTTGACAGTTTAGTATCACTACTTTAAAATACCCAAACTATGGTCCACGTACTTGTGCAGGGGTTCATTTTGATCCGTATGTACGATTTCGTGTACGTATTTGCTGACTTGGGCGAGTCAGCGGCTGCCAGCTTGGTTTGACCGCCACGTGGTCGTGCCTAGGGTGAATACTAGTCCATCTGGGGGTTGCAAAATCGCCGTGACCATTAAACCAGCCCACCTGGTCGAACCGCACCCGCTCGCTGTCTCCTCTGCTCCCGCACCCTCTCTGCTCGTCGTCGCTCTCGAGGTCATCCTCTGAGCTCGTCGGCGTCGACGACAGCTCCAGCACGTCGTTGGACGCTGAGCCGCCACCGTCCGCGCCGTTCGGGAGGGGCCTGCGCGACGTCTCTCTTGCTCCTTCGCGTCGTTGTGATGATGCCTCGCCGCCCCTGTATAGTACGTCGCCGTCGCCAGCAGCTCCGGTGCTCGATCTGTACAATTTTAGCTCCGGTAAAGAGTGATTGGTcagctccgtcgccgtcgccgtccatcGCGCACTCGTCTTCGTCCACATACGCGACTCTCGCCACCGTCGGGGTCCACGGCGACGAGGGCTGCGTCTTGTCTGGCCACTCGCTACACTTCCTCGACGACCTCTTCCCGCCGTCGCCGTCGACATCGGCGAGCTGGTCGCCTGCGCCAGCGGCTGCAGCATCTGTTGCCTCGCCAGTTGCTACTATTGCTCTCCTTCCTGTCAGCTTTGCAGTACTCCTTGGCACACAGAAGAAAGACGCGGCTCTGCTCCCATGATCCGCAACTGCTGATCCCCATCATTCAGAAACTGCATGCCCTCCTGTTCACACATACAATAAATTACCAAATCATTCCTCAAATCTAATGCTAATGTGTAATCCTTTTGGAGCAAATGCTAGCATAACAAAAAATCagaaagattattatgatgcaactggTGCAGTTGATAAAGTGCAGCTACTAGCAATCAACTGGAGTAGGAAAGAAGTGGACAGAGCAGCCACATGCCCCTCCAGCCTGGTGTTTTTCTCAAGCATTGCCTCATACTTCTCCTGCACAACAGATTCAGTGTCaactccacatcaggcacatgattAACTCATCGTGAAATGCAGCTAAAGTTGATCTGTACTGTATAATGAGAGCAGGAGCTGGGCAAAGATTGGTTAAAATTCAGATGTACCTTGAGGAACAGAACCTCCTCCTCCAGCTTGCCATTCGCTCGTGTTGCGTTCGCGTACTTCTCCTGAAAACAGATCCACAACAATGGCTTCAGCATGATCAACAATGTGGAGAAAACAATTCAACCAGGAAGACACATTTGAATATTCAAATTTAACATGGCAGCCATTTCTTGCAAGATAACTAAATTGACAAGTATGATGAATTTAAGCTGAGGAGGAGTTGGCCCAATTATTGTACCTCCAAGGATAGAACCTGCTTTTCCAGATTGCCATTGGCCTTCAGCACACACTCATACTTGTCCTGCAAATAAGATCACCATGAGTTCAAGATCAGCTAATGAAATACTCCATGGAATAAACAAAAAGAAAGTAAACTTTGCAATTCTTACAACACTAGTGGAAAGAGATATCCATTCTGATGATTAAAACTACCTATGTCAAGTGTACTTTACAGTATATATGCAGAAGTATTTCCTCATCAATGGAAATAAAAAGGTGCTTTGCCTAAACATCCACCTTAACCTCAGTGTAAAAAATGTGAGAAGCAAAGCTGAGAAAGGTTTGTGTGTACTGCAGGTGTCTCTGCAATGCCTTCCCAGAGGAGACAAATTGAGAGCTACAAATGTGTCATGCTTTGGAAAGGCAAACCTGCTCCTGCATCTTACAAATTTCAGATGCAGTACTGCAATGTAGTACTATGACACAACCAAAACCAAGACTTGCCACTTGGAAGCAACTCAAATGTCaaaatttctttctttctttaactGAAACTTAAAAAAAGACTATCACAAAACCAAAACCAAAGACTTGCCACTTCCAAATAAACTCAAATGCTTTCTTTAACTGAAACTCCAACACCAAAGTTTTCACATAAGAAGGAACCAGAAACATGCACACCCTGAAAACTGACAAGTGTGCATCACAATTCACAAGTAAGGGGGTGTGCTCCATTCAGGCATGCATGCATGTCCCATTTTCTCATAATTTTGTCAACAAATATACATGATGCAAAACAGAGAGATGTAATTTATTTATTTTGAGGGGTAGAGAGATGTAAATTTGATAGCAAACATGCATGATGAAAATTGCAACAGAAAGAGATGCATATATGAGGACAGATAACTGCGATCACCTGATAAGTCTCATGAGAAATGTAGGCTTTGACTGCCTCAGATTTCCCCTCATTGTTCATTGTGCCTTGATGTGCCTTCACCGACTGCTGCATGTGCCATCATACACAAATTCAGAGCAACAGAATTCAGTGCCAACACAAAACTAGCACTGCTACTTACTGTATGCAAAAAtgataacaacttagcacaagtaatCAAACATAGCACAAATTACCATTGGTTTAATGAGCACAAGTGACTTCATACACAAATACTGTATAACAAAATTCAGTGTTAACACAACAACACTGGCATTGCTAGTTTGTTACTTAGTACTTACTGTATGCAAGAATCACAAATGATCAATTTTAACACAAACATTTCTTTGTCACATGCAAGACTCAATGGAAGATCGAATCagcattgaggaagaagaagaaattgcAAGAGAAGATGACAGAAGGGGGAAAATGGGACTTTTTTACTCCGGCGAGCTCCTTGGTGAGCTCCTCCACCTGCACCTTTGCCTTGAGCGTGTAGCCGTCCGCGGACACGGATCTCCGCGCTTCCACCATGGAGGCGGCACCCAGCACGGGTCGACACTCGACGCCGAGTCGCCGACCTCCCGGTGCAGGGTTGCAAGCTCGGCCGGTTCGAGCCAGTACTCCATGGTGCCGTCGGGCGTCGGCATTGTGGCGGTGAGAGTCCCTTACGTGTACGACGACGAGTGCGCGATGGACGGCAGTCTCGAGCTCCCGCCCACGCCGCCGTTGGCCTCCTCCACCAACGCCGACTTCTCCGCCAAGCTCCCACTCCTCCCCGGCCGGCCGGCCCGGACTCGCCGGTCCAACCACCTTCGCAGCCGCCGGCCACCAGCAGCAGCCTGAGGGACGCCGACCTCCAGGAGCCAGGGCAGCCCCACTTCGTCGGCCTCGACCTGCAGCTCCGGCACACGGCGCAGGAAGCGTCGTCGCAGCCGTTCCCGTGCATCATTTTTGCAAAAGACCCCCTGCTTTCCTGCGTATTCAGGTGGCTGAGACAACGTGGCAGTCAGCGCCCACGTGGATCGACGAGCTGGCGGCCGCtgactcggccaagtcagcaaataCATACACGAAACGTACATACAGACCAAAGTGAACCCCTTACGCAAGTACGTGGAC encodes:
- the LOC119349084 gene encoding putative leucine-rich repeat receptor-like protein kinase At2g19210 isoform X4, encoding MEQSTAASRPWLLLLCLAVAATGGVLQARAQLDSKGFISVDCGLPGKASYVDGGTKLSYVSDAGFIDDTAGANQNISGQYIRPQLSRRYHDVRSFPDGTRNCYTLRSLVSGRKYLVRAAFLYGDYDGLGRLPVFDLHLGVNYWQTVNVSTPGFEVTAEAIVVVPDDFVQVCLVNTGAGTPFISALELRPLKMKFYPQVNLMQGLVLDVRLNLGPADLTDIVRYPEDPHDRVWIPWADPKEWMEISTTKQVDSEYDDFEVPTAVMQTAVTPLNASMKLEITWDPVPQPHDLSPGYFIIMHFSELQLLPSNALREFDININGVRLSEAIRLVYLGVGVIFNEKPYQDGNYNISIKATANSTLPPILNALELFFIMSMTNFGTDSRDVSAMTTIKTKYHVEKNWMGDPCAPKTMAWEKLMCSYDTGIPPRIRSVNLSSSGLNGDISPSFANLKALQHLDLSNNNLTGTIPDTLSQLPLLKILDLSGNQLSGSIPSGILKRIQDGSLNLRYDNNSNLCTNANSCRPAKMKSKLPIYVGAPIVIIVVIVSVALTLFCLLRRKTPGLMKNSVKPQNETRNDGDTSLGLETRRFTYNEIERITNNLQQVLGKGGFGYVYDGFLEDGTQVAVKIRSESSNQGDKEFLAEVQILTRIHHKNLVSLIGFCKDGVHMALVYEFMSEGTLQDHIEETEMQDA
- the LOC119349086 gene encoding (R)-specific enoyl-CoA hydratase-like, which produces MRLARLARAAPLLVRTAATAATADPAAAMKAGDALRSRRRRFTEDDVAAYAGVSGDRNPVHLDDAFARGAGGFQRGRVVHGMLVASLFPALIASHFPGAVYASQSLKFAAPVYVGDEVVAQVQALQIKAASGRHIVKFATKCFTDDDQTLAIDGEAMAFLPTLQLSTEAME
- the LOC119349084 gene encoding putative leucine-rich repeat receptor-like protein kinase At2g19210 isoform X3 — encoded protein: MEQSTAASRPWLLLLCLAVAATGGVLQARAQLDSKGFISVDCGLPGKASYVDGGTKLSYVSDAGFIDDTAGANQNISGQYIRPQLSRRYHDVRSFPDGTRNCYTLRSLVSGRKYLVRAAFLYGDYDGLGRLPVFDLHLGVNYWQTVNVSTPGFEVTAEAIVVVPDDFVQVCLVNTGAGTPFISALELRPLKMKFYPQVNLMQGLVLDVRLNLGPADLTDIVRYPEDPHDRVWIPWADPKEWMEISTTKQVDSEYDDFEVPTAVMQTAVTPLNASMKLEITWDPVPQPHDLSPGYFIIMHFSELQLLPSNALREFDININGVRLSEAIRLVYLGVGVIFNEKPYQDGNYNISIKATANSTLPPILNALELFFIMSMTNFGTDSRDVSAMTTIKTKYHVEKNWMGDPCAPKTMAWEKLMCSYDTGIPPRIRSVNLSSSGLNGDISPSFANLKALQHLDLSNNNLTGTIPDTLSQLPLLKILDLSGNQLSGSIPSGILKRIQDGSLNLRYDNNSNLCTNANSCRPAKMKSKLPIYVGAPIVIIVVIVSVALTLFCLLRRKTPGLMKNSVKPQNETRNDGDTSLGLETRRFTYNEIERITNNLQQVLGKGGFGYVYDGFLEDGTQVAVKIRSESSNQGDKEFLAEVQILTRIHHKNLVSLIGFCKDGVHMALVYEFMSEGTLQDHIVGGDRNARCLTWRQRLKIAVESAQGM